The Acetomicrobium sp. S15 = DSM 107314 genomic interval GCTTGGTGGGGGAGGAAAACTTCGCCGTTGTTTTTGCCGGAATAGGAGTTAAGCGCGATGACGCGGCTTTCTTTATGGACGAGTTATTTGAGAAGGGGCGCGCCAAAAATATCGTGGTCTTTTTGAACTTGGCTGACGATCCGGTGATAGAGCGCATTGCTACGCCGCGCTTCGCCTTAACTGTCGCTGAATATCTCGCCTTCGATATGGGCATGCACGTCCTGGTCATCATGACGGATATGACGAGCTATTGCGAGGCGCTGAGGGAATTGGGTGTGGCGAGGGGAGAGGTGCCGAGCAGGAAAGGCTATCCGGGCTATATGTATAGCGATCTCGCCTCAATATATGAGCGAGCTGGCGTAATACACGGCGGCAAAGGAAGTCTTACACAACTTCCTATACTGACCATGCCTAACGATGACATCACTCATCCGATACCTGATCTTACCGGTTACATAACGGAAGGACAAATAGTGCTGTCGAGGGAACTGGATGCCAAGGGAGTATATCCCCCTATAGACGTTCTTTCCAGCCTCTCTCGTCTCATGAAAGACGGCATAGGCAAAGGATACACCAGGGAAGACCATCCAGATGTGGCAAGCCAACTTTTCGCCTCGTACAGCCGAGTCCAAGACGTGCGGGCCTTAGCCAGCGTCGTAGGAGAAGACGAGCTTTCACAGGTCGATGCTGCTTATATGGACTTCGGGAAGGCCTTCGAGGAATGCTTCGTAAGACAATCCTACGATGAAGACAGAGATATAGGGCAATCGCTCGATATGGCGTGGGATCTGCTAAAAGTCCTTCCCAAGGGCGAACTCACGCGCATTCCAAAAGAAGAAATCGAGCGGCGCATGAAATGAGGGAGGTGTTTGCGGTGGCGAAGTTCACGTTGAGTGTGCCCGATATGTCATGTCAGCATTGTGTAAATCGCATTACCAAGGCATTGGCAGGGTTGGGCCTCTCAAAACACAGCGTGAGCCTGGAGGATAAAGTGGTAGAGGTGGAGGCTCCCGACATAAAAGTCGTCATGGATGCTTTGGAGGAGATAGGCTATCCGGCCTCGATAGTGCAGGACAGTTTGTAGATCCATCAAGGATGCTACAAGCCGCGCGCTGGGTTTGTGTTAAAATAACAGACAAGATCTCGTAAGGCGACGGAAGGTCCGTCGCCTTACGATTGAAAACGTGCGGAGGTTTTGAAATGGCAGAAGAAAGTGGAGGACTTGGGAAGGTCCTTCCTTTGACTTTGGAAGAAGAGATAAAACAGAGCTATCTCGACTATGCTATGAGCGTCATAGTAGGGCGCGCAATACCGGACGCCCGCGACGGCCTCAAGCCGGTTCAGAGGAGAATACTCTACAGCATGCTCGAGCTGGGGCTGCGCTCCAACCAGCCGTATAAGAAATCGGCGCGCATAGTTGGAGAGACGATGGGCAAATACCACCCTCACGGCGATGCGGCCATATACGATGCGCTGGCCCGTATGGCTCAAGATTTCTCCATGCGCTATCCTCTGATCGATGGACAGGGGAACTTCGGCTCCATAGACGGCGACCCGCCGGCTGCCATGCGCTACTCGGAGGCCAGGCTCTCTTCTCTCGGGGAAGAGATGCTGGCTGATATAGACGAAGACACCGTAGATTGGGGCCCCAACTTTGACGAATCGCTCCGCGAGCCTCTCGTGCTGCCGGCGCTTCTGCCCAATCTGCTGTTGAACGGCTCTTCTGGCATAGCCGTCGGTATGGCCACGAATATCCCGCCTCATAACCTCGGCGAAGTGATCGATGCCCTGTGCCTTTTTGTCGAGAAGGACGGTAATGTGGAGCTCGACGAGATCTTAAGCGTCCTGCCGGGGCCGGACTTCCCCACGGGCGGCATTATCATGGGGAGGGAAGGCATCGTAGATGCCTACAAGACCGGAAGGGGAAAGATCATCGTCAGGGGCAAGGCGCACGAGGAAGAATCGGGACGAGGCAGAAAGGCCGTCGTCATCACCGAGATCCCGTACATGGTCAACAAAGCTAGCCTCGTGGAGACGATTGCCCGAGAGGCGAAAGAAGGGCGCATCAACGGCGTGACCGACATAAGGGACGAGTCGGACCGCAGGGGGCTCAGGATCGTCATTGAGCTGCAGCGCGATGTCGATCCTGATTTGACACTTCGCCAGCTTTATACCCATACTCAGCTTCAGACCACCTTTGGCGTCATAAATCTGGCCCTCGTGGACGCAAAACCGGTTGTGCTCCCGCTTCTCGAGCTACTCCGAGTGTTTGTGGAACACCGCAGGTCTGTGGTAAGAAGGCGCACCGCCTTTCGTCTCAAGAAAGCTGAAGAGAGAGCTCATCTGGTCGAAGGGCTGGTTCGTGCGCTGGATATGATTGATCGGGTCATCGCGCTGATTCGGTCATCGAAGGATACCAGAAGTGCCGAAGCCGGCCTGGTCCAGGAGTTCGAGTTCACCCAGGCGCAGGCTAAGGCTATACTGGACATGCGCCTCCAGCGCCTCACCAATTTGGAGAGGCATAAATTGGAGGAAGAGCTGGCAAGTCTTCTCCAGGATATAAGCCGATATAACGCAATATTAACTTCACCTAAACTGCTTGATAGTGTAGTTAGAGATGAACTTGTTGGATTAAAGAATCGCTATTCCGATAGTCGTCGCACGGAAATTTCGGACTCATTAGAAATCCTTGCCGAGGAAGAGCTGATCCCCGAGTCTGAAATCGTAGTGGTCCTTTCACGTGACGGTTACTTGCGCAGGATGCCCCTTGGCGATTATCGTTCGCAGGGGAGGGGGGGGAAAGGCGTAAAGGGCGTAAACCTCTCGAGCGAAGACGAGATAGCGAGGCTCATCGTCACAACCACACACCGCAACGTATATTTCTTTACGAGCGAAGGGCGAGTCTTTGCGATCCGCGGATATGTTATCCCAGAAGTAAAGAGTGGCAAGGGGAAAAACGTGAGCCGTTTCCTATCTCTGGGGGAGAACGAAGAGATCGTTACCCTCGGCGACAGTTGTACAGAGAGGGCTAAATTTGTATTCTTCGCCACTAAGCTCGGAAAAGCGAAAAGGCTTCCTGTCTCCGAGCTCGAAGACCTTACCAGCGTAGGTCGTAGGGTAATGGGATTTGAAGATGGCGATGCTATCGCTCGCGTCCGTTTTACCTCTGGCGAGGACGAGTTGGTCTTGGTGACGGCCTCGGGACAAGCGCTCAGAATCGACGAGAGAGAAATCCCTCCCCAGGGCAGGGCAGCGCGCGGAGTTAGGGCTATGCGCCTCGCCGAAGGAGATATAGTCGTCGGGTGCGACGTCGTAAGGACCGGCAGAAGGATGTTTTTAATATCCGAGCTGGGCGTGGGCAAGCTGGTGGAATATGACGAATTTTCCCGTCATCATCGCGGCGGAATGGGCGTCCGCGCCATGAGGCTCACAAGCCGCACTGGCTCGCTGGTTGGGTCGTGGGGAGTTGGAATGCAAGACGAGGTCTTTGTGGTCACCGGCAAGGGGCGCATCATCAGGCTACCCATCAACGGCATGCCGGTGATGAGCCGGTCTGCTACAGGTTATATTTTAGTCCGCTTAGACGAGGGAGACGTCGTAGCCGATGTGTCAGTCATCCATGAGAATGTCGCCGAAGGGGATTGAGGATGCGAATAGCATCTGAAGGGCGCAAAGGCATAGGCATTTTGGCGCTCCTCGCTATGGCGAGTTGGTTTGTGAGCCTGCCAATATGTGTGGCAATTGCCGTTTTCGCGCTCTTAGTGGCATGGTTTTACCGCGACCCGGATCGCAACCCGCCGTCCGATCCCGCCCTATGGGTAAGTCCCGCAGATGGGAAGGTCGTCGAGGTGGAAAGAGAGTTCTGTCAAGGTTTGGGGGAAGCGACGAAGGTGGGAATATTTATGTCGATCTTCGACGTCCACGTAAACAGGGCCCCCTTCTCCGGGCGAGTGATCTCGACGAGATATGTGCCGGGCAAAAAGTGGTTTGCTTTTGCTCCTAAGGTTTCGGAGGAGAACGAGCGCCTCTACCTTTTGATCGATACCCCCTCGGGAGTAGCGCAGTTGGTCCAGATCGCCGGCATTTTGGCGAGGCGGATAGCTTGCAGGGTGAAAGAGGGAGACAGATTGGAGCGGGGTGAGCCTTTTGGTATGATAAAATTGGGTTCTAAGGTAGATGTGTATTTGCCTGAAGGTGTGAGGCCATTGGTCGGAGTTGGAGCAAAAGTTATGGCGGGGGAAACGCCGATTGGGGTGATGGATAATGAGCAGAAAGCGCAAGAAACGACGCAAGTACATAACTTTTAAGCAAATTTTGCCCAACATGATCACGAGTGGCAATATATTGACGGGCGTCCTTTCTTTGGTGTTGGCCTGGCATGGTCATATCTTGCCCGCCGCTTGGCTCGTTCCGGTGGCGGGTATTTTTGACTTCATGGATGGCAAAGTCGCCCGCACCTTAGGAGGGAGCAGCTCTTTCGGGGTTGAGCTGGACAGCCTGGCTGACGTGGTGAGTTTCGGCGTCGTCCCTGCCATGATATTTTATTCCGCATATATGAAGGGGTTTTGGGGGGTCGTAGGGGCGCTCGTCATCGCCTTTTACGTCTTGTGCGGCGCTTTGCGTTTGGCTCGCTTTAATGTCACGTCTTTTTGCTCGGCCTTTCAAGGGCTTCCTATACCTGCAGCTGGGACCTTCCTTGCAGCTTTTGTAGTGGCTGGTTATGCTCTTCCTCCTTTAGCAGCAGCGGCGATTGTCTTTTGCACGGGAGGCTTGATGATATCGAACCTCCGCTACAGCAACTTCAAGATGCTTCACGCGAGGAACTTGAGCAAAACAAAGACATCGGCCTTGGCGATCCTGCTCGTAATCCTCTTTGTGATCTTTCGCAACGCCATGCCGCTCGCTGCCGTCTCGCTTTACGTGGCAAGCGGCATCATCGGTTTCGATTGGGGTAGATGGCTTGCCACCGATGATGACGAGGCTACCGAGGAGATATAGGCCAACTCGCAGACCACTTGAAAGGTTGCGCATATCGCCGACTAACGGAGTTTGCGCTAATAACCTTTGATGCGCCTCATTGCCCATAGCAATACAAAACCTAGGCACGCTCCTGGTATGCTGCTCGCAAGGAATGCGGAGAGCAAAAAGCCGAAGCCTGCAACTTTTCCGGCTGCAGGTCCTATCAAGTAAGCGGAAAGGCTCGCGCCGATAGGCCCGGTGCCGAGCGGCTCGAGGAGAGTAGCCCAGTGTCGGCGTCCTTTGCCGAAAATGGGCAGACGAGATGCAAAACCCACCACGAGCGCTCCGGGCAGGCTTCCGGGGAAGGCGAAGATCGTGCCCGTGC includes:
- a CDS encoding V-type ATP synthase subunit B; this translates as MALAEHIGVEEIYGPFVLVGETEGVGYGELAEVRDSNGTTRLGQVMLVSEEATLVQVFAGTQELVPEAARVRFLGKGLEMKLSPSILGRVLSGLGEDRDGCGPVFGGLSRDVNGMPINPMARSYPRNFIHTGISALDILSTLIRGQKLPIFSGNGLPHNRLAAQIANQSRLVGEENFAVVFAGIGVKRDDAAFFMDELFEKGRAKNIVVFLNLADDPVIERIATPRFALTVAEYLAFDMGMHVLVIMTDMTSYCEALRELGVARGEVPSRKGYPGYMYSDLASIYERAGVIHGGKGSLTQLPILTMPNDDITHPIPDLTGYITEGQIVLSRELDAKGVYPPIDVLSSLSRLMKDGIGKGYTREDHPDVASQLFASYSRVQDVRALASVVGEDELSQVDAAYMDFGKAFEECFVRQSYDEDRDIGQSLDMAWDLLKVLPKGELTRIPKEEIERRMK
- a CDS encoding cation transporter, with the translated sequence MAKFTLSVPDMSCQHCVNRITKALAGLGLSKHSVSLEDKVVEVEAPDIKVVMDALEEIGYPASIVQDSL
- the gyrA gene encoding DNA gyrase subunit A, with product MAEESGGLGKVLPLTLEEEIKQSYLDYAMSVIVGRAIPDARDGLKPVQRRILYSMLELGLRSNQPYKKSARIVGETMGKYHPHGDAAIYDALARMAQDFSMRYPLIDGQGNFGSIDGDPPAAMRYSEARLSSLGEEMLADIDEDTVDWGPNFDESLREPLVLPALLPNLLLNGSSGIAVGMATNIPPHNLGEVIDALCLFVEKDGNVELDEILSVLPGPDFPTGGIIMGREGIVDAYKTGRGKIIVRGKAHEEESGRGRKAVVITEIPYMVNKASLVETIAREAKEGRINGVTDIRDESDRRGLRIVIELQRDVDPDLTLRQLYTHTQLQTTFGVINLALVDAKPVVLPLLELLRVFVEHRRSVVRRRTAFRLKKAEERAHLVEGLVRALDMIDRVIALIRSSKDTRSAEAGLVQEFEFTQAQAKAILDMRLQRLTNLERHKLEEELASLLQDISRYNAILTSPKLLDSVVRDELVGLKNRYSDSRRTEISDSLEILAEEELIPESEIVVVLSRDGYLRRMPLGDYRSQGRGGKGVKGVNLSSEDEIARLIVTTTHRNVYFFTSEGRVFAIRGYVIPEVKSGKGKNVSRFLSLGENEEIVTLGDSCTERAKFVFFATKLGKAKRLPVSELEDLTSVGRRVMGFEDGDAIARVRFTSGEDELVLVTASGQALRIDEREIPPQGRAARGVRAMRLAEGDIVVGCDVVRTGRRMFLISELGVGKLVEYDEFSRHHRGGMGVRAMRLTSRTGSLVGSWGVGMQDEVFVVTGKGRIIRLPINGMPVMSRSATGYILVRLDEGDVVADVSVIHENVAEGD
- a CDS encoding phosphatidylserine decarboxylase; this translates as MRIASEGRKGIGILALLAMASWFVSLPICVAIAVFALLVAWFYRDPDRNPPSDPALWVSPADGKVVEVEREFCQGLGEATKVGIFMSIFDVHVNRAPFSGRVISTRYVPGKKWFAFAPKVSEENERLYLLIDTPSGVAQLVQIAGILARRIACRVKEGDRLERGEPFGMIKLGSKVDVYLPEGVRPLVGVGAKVMAGETPIGVMDNEQKAQETTQVHNF
- the pssA gene encoding CDP-diacylglycerol--serine O-phosphatidyltransferase, whose product is MSRKRKKRRKYITFKQILPNMITSGNILTGVLSLVLAWHGHILPAAWLVPVAGIFDFMDGKVARTLGGSSSFGVELDSLADVVSFGVVPAMIFYSAYMKGFWGVVGALVIAFYVLCGALRLARFNVTSFCSAFQGLPIPAAGTFLAAFVVAGYALPPLAAAAIVFCTGGLMISNLRYSNFKMLHARNLSKTKTSALAILLVILFVIFRNAMPLAAVSLYVASGIIGFDWGRWLATDDDEATEEI
- the thiW gene encoding energy coupling factor transporter S component ThiW, which codes for MNREAIRKLALAGVLAATAVLLSGISFPIGPTRCYPFQHTVNAVAGVLLGPWWAAGAALVASVIRNAMGTGTIFAFPGSLPGALVVGFASRLPIFGKGRRHWATLLEPLGTGPIGASLSAYLIGPAAGKVAGFGFLLSAFLASSIPGACLGFVLLWAMRRIKGY